A genomic segment from Sphingopyxis sp. DBS4 encodes:
- a CDS encoding acyl-CoA dehydrogenase: MSGFFGFEFSEEQDLLRESLRRFLADACPSSLVRETLEGRQAFGAALWSGLAQMGCIGAAIPEQYGGSGLGPVEICVIAEELGRVLAPIPSLSTIYLFAEIVKAVGNDEQKALLLPDIARGQAIGTLAAIEMDPKGRKVPTASEVRAGKLYGRKHLVPDGMIADHAIVVAREGERDESLFLVDLHQDGVVRRALSTIDPTRGHARIEFDGAATSPIGAAGNGSAIISEAMARAAVFVSFEQIGGGEQALVSACDYARQRFAFGRPIGSFQAVKILLADMHVSLAIARANALRAIWALADMAGEAEWAAARAHLSASAAFGHVAADTIQVHGGTGFMWDSDPHLFYRRAEALGQSLGGARRWERILIEGRRSGAGGSEAVSVNEGNAAESEFRASARAWVAANAPWHLREAIERSPVGALDLGPDALAAQKAWQQRKHDAGWACLGWPTTYGGRGATPMERIIWHQEEGCFARLSNLFHNGQGMCAPTLMDFASDEQKAELLPRISSGQDVWCQLFSEPAAGSDLAGLRTRADRDGDGWMINGQKIWTSGGQYADWGLLIARSDFDVAKHKGLTAFFIDMRAPGVEVRPIRQMNDHSGFAEVFFHDLRIPDTQRLGGIGDGWNVALTTLSHERLAIGLEMPTGFDDLLDYCGALELETGSAVADRHVISRLARFECQAAGLENFMLGSLARFAKGELPGPENSIIKLVAGKMMQDIAGFAIELQGEAGILTGTDECAFGGRFQGMLLRAPATRIEGGSDQILRNILAEHVLGMPPDMRADKNLPFSAIPAQSPSR; encoded by the coding sequence ATGAGCGGTTTCTTCGGCTTTGAGTTTTCCGAAGAACAGGATCTATTGCGCGAAAGCCTGCGGCGCTTTCTCGCTGATGCCTGCCCGTCTTCGCTGGTGCGTGAAACACTGGAAGGCCGGCAGGCTTTCGGTGCTGCGCTATGGTCCGGGCTCGCGCAAATGGGATGCATAGGCGCGGCAATTCCAGAGCAATATGGCGGATCTGGACTCGGTCCCGTCGAAATTTGCGTCATTGCCGAAGAACTCGGACGCGTGCTTGCTCCGATCCCGTCGCTATCGACCATCTACCTCTTCGCCGAGATAGTGAAAGCTGTGGGGAATGACGAGCAGAAGGCGCTGTTGCTGCCGGACATCGCGCGTGGGCAGGCGATCGGTACGCTGGCGGCCATCGAGATGGACCCCAAGGGCCGGAAGGTGCCGACGGCCAGCGAGGTCCGCGCCGGGAAACTATACGGCAGAAAACATCTCGTTCCCGATGGCATGATCGCCGACCATGCTATTGTCGTGGCGCGGGAAGGTGAGCGCGATGAATCGCTTTTCCTCGTTGATTTGCATCAGGATGGCGTCGTCCGGCGAGCGTTATCGACGATCGATCCGACGCGCGGTCACGCGCGGATCGAGTTCGATGGCGCTGCGACATCGCCTATCGGCGCTGCAGGGAATGGCTCCGCGATCATAAGTGAAGCCATGGCGCGCGCCGCCGTGTTCGTCTCCTTCGAGCAGATCGGCGGCGGCGAACAGGCGCTCGTCTCAGCCTGCGATTACGCCCGGCAACGCTTCGCGTTCGGGCGACCGATCGGGTCGTTCCAGGCAGTCAAGATATTGCTCGCCGACATGCATGTGTCGCTTGCGATAGCGCGGGCTAACGCGTTGCGCGCGATCTGGGCACTTGCAGATATGGCGGGTGAGGCAGAATGGGCCGCGGCCAGAGCCCATCTGAGCGCCTCGGCAGCTTTCGGCCACGTCGCCGCCGACACGATACAGGTCCACGGCGGGACGGGGTTCATGTGGGATAGCGATCCGCATCTTTTCTATCGCCGGGCAGAGGCGCTGGGGCAGTCGCTGGGCGGTGCGCGGCGCTGGGAAAGAATTCTGATCGAAGGCCGCCGGTCGGGGGCTGGCGGCAGCGAGGCGGTCAGCGTCAATGAAGGAAATGCCGCCGAGAGCGAATTTCGTGCCTCTGCACGTGCATGGGTTGCAGCCAATGCGCCCTGGCATTTGCGCGAGGCGATTGAACGCTCGCCGGTCGGCGCGCTCGACCTCGGACCCGATGCGTTGGCGGCGCAGAAGGCGTGGCAGCAGCGGAAACACGATGCCGGTTGGGCCTGTCTCGGCTGGCCTACCACTTATGGCGGACGCGGCGCGACGCCGATGGAGCGGATCATCTGGCATCAGGAGGAAGGCTGTTTCGCTCGTCTGTCGAACCTCTTCCACAACGGACAGGGCATGTGCGCCCCGACGCTCATGGACTTCGCGAGCGACGAGCAGAAGGCTGAACTCCTGCCCAGAATATCGTCGGGTCAGGATGTGTGGTGCCAGCTGTTTTCCGAACCGGCGGCAGGTTCCGACCTTGCGGGACTCCGCACCCGCGCCGACCGCGATGGTGACGGGTGGATGATAAACGGCCAGAAGATATGGACGAGCGGTGGTCAATATGCCGACTGGGGCTTGCTGATTGCCCGGTCTGATTTCGATGTCGCCAAGCATAAGGGATTGACTGCCTTTTTCATAGACATGCGCGCGCCGGGTGTGGAGGTGCGGCCAATCCGCCAGATGAACGATCACAGCGGTTTTGCCGAGGTCTTCTTTCACGATCTGCGCATTCCCGACACACAGCGGCTCGGCGGCATCGGCGATGGATGGAACGTCGCGCTGACGACGCTCTCGCACGAGCGGTTGGCGATCGGACTCGAAATGCCGACGGGCTTCGACGATCTTCTCGACTACTGTGGAGCACTGGAACTCGAAACTGGATCGGCGGTCGCGGATAGACATGTCATATCCCGGCTGGCGAGGTTCGAATGTCAGGCGGCGGGGCTGGAGAATTTCATGCTCGGCTCTCTCGCGCGCTTTGCGAAGGGGGAGCTGCCTGGCCCCGAAAACTCGATCATCAAGTTGGTCGCGGGCAAGATGATGCAGGACATTGCAGGGTTCGCGATCGAGCTTCAGGGCGAAGCGGGGATATTGACCGGAACAGACGAATGCGCGTTCGGTGGCCGGTTTCAGGGCATGTTGCTCCGTGCGCCCGCCACTCGGATCGAGGGAGGGTCCGATCAGATCCTGCGCAATATTCTTGCCGAACATGTGCTGGGAATGCCGCCGGACATGCGCGCCGACAAGAACCTCCCCTTCAGCGCGATTCCCGCACAGTCGCCATCGCGATAG
- a CDS encoding NADPH:quinone oxidoreductase family protein — MKALLSTATGGPETLTLGELPRPTAGKGQIVIDVKACAVNFPDVLIIEDKYQFRPERPFAPGGEVAGLVAEVGEGVTGFKAGDRVIAGCGNGGMAEAVAVGVHNVYHLPEGHDFAEGASLLMTYGTSIHALVDRGHIAEGDTLLVLGASGGVGIAAVELGKAFGARVVAGVSSEEKAAIAREAGADEVVVYGRQPFDKDQSKALANRFKEAVGPNGANVIYDAVGGDYAEPALRSIAWEGRYLVVGFPAGIPRLPLNLTLLKSCDVAGVFWGAFVMREPERNRANIARLFQLWEQGKIKPRVTGTYALANGGQAIAKLGDRSAVGKLVVTP; from the coding sequence ATGAAGGCTCTCTTGTCGACCGCGACCGGCGGCCCGGAAACGCTGACCCTAGGCGAGCTGCCGCGCCCCACCGCGGGCAAGGGCCAGATCGTGATCGATGTGAAAGCCTGCGCGGTGAACTTCCCCGACGTGCTGATCATCGAGGATAAATATCAGTTCCGCCCCGAGCGCCCGTTCGCGCCGGGCGGCGAGGTCGCGGGACTGGTCGCCGAGGTCGGCGAGGGCGTGACCGGGTTCAAGGCCGGCGACCGGGTGATCGCGGGCTGCGGCAACGGCGGCATGGCCGAGGCGGTCGCGGTCGGTGTCCACAATGTCTATCACCTGCCCGAGGGGCATGATTTCGCCGAGGGTGCCTCGCTGCTCATGACCTATGGCACCAGCATCCACGCGCTCGTCGATCGCGGGCATATCGCCGAGGGCGACACGTTGCTCGTGCTCGGCGCGTCGGGCGGGGTCGGGATCGCCGCGGTCGAGCTCGGCAAGGCGTTCGGCGCGCGCGTCGTGGCCGGGGTGTCGAGCGAGGAAAAGGCCGCGATCGCGCGCGAGGCCGGCGCCGACGAAGTCGTCGTCTATGGCCGCCAGCCGTTCGACAAGGACCAGTCGAAGGCGCTTGCGAACCGGTTCAAGGAAGCGGTTGGCCCGAACGGCGCCAACGTCATCTACGATGCGGTGGGCGGCGACTATGCCGAGCCGGCGCTGCGTTCGATCGCGTGGGAGGGGCGCTATCTGGTGGTCGGCTTCCCCGCGGGCATTCCGCGGCTGCCGCTCAACCTGACGCTGCTCAAGAGCTGTGACGTTGCGGGCGTGTTCTGGGGGGCGTTCGTGATGCGCGAGCCCGAGCGCAACCGCGCCAACATCGCGCGGCTGTTCCAGCTTTGGGAACAGGGCAAGATCAAGCCGCGCGTCACCGGCACCTATGCTCTCGCCAACGGCGGTCAGGCCATCGCCAAGCTCGGCGACCGCAGCGCCGTCGGCAAACTCGTCGTCACACCCTGA
- a CDS encoding acyl-CoA dehydrogenase family protein, with the protein MTEIELEAELNDLRMSKEAQPLFEAVKRHIAENVDPITEEFFRLGEGRADRWSWAPGQLELLDGAKAKAKAAGLWNFFLPHGDTGTPLSNLDYAYIAAELGKSLLASESLNCSAPDTGNMEVLEMVGTPEQKERWLKPLLNGEIRSAYAMTEPHVASSDAGNIETSAVLDGDDWVINGEKYFISSAGDPRCKLLIVMVRTNPEASGKRRHSQILVPMDTPGVQILGPMHVFGEDHAPFGHMHMRFDNVRVPKDNILLGEGRGMDISQMRLGPGRIHHCMRTIGKAEVALDLMVKRGNSRSAFGHPLSQLGKNLEVIARARCDIEALRLIVLKAAKAMDLLGNREARVWVSMAKAMIPERVCQIIDQAIQIHGATGISQWTPLAGLYTDVRHLRFADGPDEVHYMVIGRAELARHQD; encoded by the coding sequence ATGACTGAAATCGAGCTTGAAGCCGAACTCAACGACTTGCGGATGTCGAAGGAGGCGCAGCCGCTCTTCGAAGCGGTGAAACGCCATATCGCCGAAAATGTTGACCCGATCACCGAAGAATTTTTCCGGCTGGGCGAAGGGCGTGCCGATCGCTGGAGCTGGGCACCGGGGCAACTCGAACTACTCGACGGGGCGAAGGCGAAAGCAAAGGCGGCGGGCCTGTGGAATTTCTTTCTGCCGCACGGCGACACGGGCACGCCGCTCAGCAATCTGGACTACGCCTATATTGCCGCCGAACTCGGCAAGTCGTTGCTCGCATCGGAATCGCTCAATTGCTCCGCACCCGACACCGGCAATATGGAGGTTCTCGAAATGGTCGGCACGCCCGAACAGAAGGAACGCTGGCTGAAGCCGCTCCTGAACGGGGAAATTCGCTCGGCCTATGCGATGACCGAACCCCACGTCGCTTCGTCGGATGCCGGAAATATCGAAACCAGCGCCGTGCTCGATGGTGACGACTGGGTCATCAACGGCGAGAAATATTTCATCAGCAGTGCAGGCGATCCGCGCTGCAAGCTGTTGATCGTGATGGTGCGCACCAATCCGGAGGCAAGCGGGAAGCGGCGTCATTCGCAGATTCTCGTCCCGATGGATACGCCGGGTGTGCAAATCCTTGGCCCGATGCATGTCTTTGGAGAAGATCATGCGCCGTTCGGCCATATGCACATGCGCTTCGACAATGTCCGGGTTCCGAAGGACAACATCCTGCTCGGTGAAGGACGCGGGATGGATATTTCGCAGATGCGCCTCGGCCCGGGCCGCATCCACCACTGTATGCGCACGATCGGCAAGGCCGAGGTTGCGCTCGACCTGATGGTGAAGCGGGGTAATTCGCGCAGCGCGTTCGGACATCCGCTGTCCCAACTCGGCAAGAATCTGGAAGTCATCGCACGGGCGCGCTGCGACATCGAGGCGCTTCGCCTGATCGTGCTCAAGGCCGCGAAGGCAATGGATCTGCTCGGCAACCGTGAGGCGCGCGTCTGGGTGAGCATGGCGAAGGCGATGATTCCCGAGCGCGTCTGCCAGATCATCGATCAGGCGATCCAGATCCATGGTGCGACCGGCATCTCGCAATGGACCCCGCTTGCAGGGCTCTACACCGACGTGCGCCATCTGCGCTTCGCCGACGGCCCCGACGAGGTGCATTACATGGTCATCGGCCGGGCCGAATTGGCGCGACATCAGGATTGA
- a CDS encoding phosphotransferase family protein: protein MSGNEGTAAVQDIQDLEITRLEAWLADNIPGFVGPLTYTKFAIGQSNPTYRIAARSGCYVLRRKPFGKLLPSAHAIEREYTLLAALHPTGYPVAKPFALCEDESVVGSVFYVMEMVDGATFWDGALPGCDIEQRTAIYFEIVDRLAELHDIDYERSGLAGFGKAGNYLERQVQLWTRQYRLSQTEDLPDVEKLIDWLPRTMPRQQRTTIVHGDYRIDNLMFSHDGRRIEAVLDWELSTIGDPLADLSYFLINWVTPVDGHAGLAGISGPGTGIPTLEQMVARYGQMVGAQRDMADLNWYFAFCRFRQLGITQGIRRRFLDGNASGATADVTGSRVPLIAESAWAFAQKTVVQS, encoded by the coding sequence ATGTCGGGGAATGAAGGGACGGCGGCTGTCCAGGATATTCAGGACCTGGAGATCACGAGACTTGAGGCCTGGCTCGCTGACAATATCCCCGGTTTTGTGGGACCCCTGACCTATACGAAATTTGCGATTGGGCAGTCCAATCCGACATACAGGATCGCTGCCCGGAGTGGATGCTACGTCCTTCGCCGAAAGCCTTTTGGGAAATTGCTGCCGTCGGCGCATGCCATCGAACGGGAATATACGCTTTTGGCCGCGTTGCATCCCACGGGCTATCCCGTCGCCAAACCCTTTGCGCTTTGCGAAGATGAGTCGGTTGTGGGCTCGGTCTTCTATGTGATGGAGATGGTCGACGGAGCGACCTTCTGGGATGGGGCGTTGCCCGGCTGCGACATCGAACAGCGCACGGCGATTTATTTCGAGATCGTCGATCGCCTCGCCGAACTTCATGACATCGACTACGAGCGTTCGGGGCTGGCTGGTTTCGGCAAGGCCGGGAATTATCTGGAGCGACAGGTTCAGCTCTGGACAAGGCAGTATCGCCTTTCACAGACTGAGGATTTGCCGGATGTGGAAAAGCTGATCGACTGGCTGCCACGCACGATGCCGAGGCAGCAACGAACCACGATCGTGCATGGCGACTATCGCATCGACAATCTTATGTTTTCGCATGACGGCAGACGTATTGAGGCCGTTCTCGATTGGGAGTTGTCAACGATCGGCGACCCGCTGGCCGATCTGAGCTATTTCCTGATCAACTGGGTCACACCAGTTGACGGTCATGCGGGCCTAGCTGGCATCAGTGGTCCCGGAACGGGCATTCCGACCCTCGAACAGATGGTGGCCCGATACGGACAAATGGTCGGCGCGCAGCGCGATATGGCCGACCTCAACTGGTACTTCGCCTTCTGCCGTTTTCGCCAACTCGGAATTACCCAGGGCATCAGGCGGCGGTTCCTCGATGGGAACGCATCCGGCGCAACGGCCGACGTCACGGGATCACGTGTTCCGCTGATTGCCGAAAGCGCTTGGGCTTTCGCTCAAAAGACGGTCGTTCAAAGCTAG
- a CDS encoding nitronate monooxygenase family protein has product MIRTAITDMFGIEAPIVMGGMTGVGYAPLVAAVANAGGLGFITAHHSRTADDLADEIGRCRAITDRPFGVNLTLLPSFDPIPYDEYCRAIVDCDVRIVETAGRSPADYLPFLKANGVKVIHKCTSVRHAVTAEKLGVDVVSIDGFECAGHPGEDDVGLIVLLPATVDAVRVPVIASGGMADGRGLAAALALGAEGVNMGTRFMATKESGIHENIKRHIVSSTERDTMLINRTLHNTSRVARNAVSQKVVEIQRNRDLGIDAVRDLVSGARARAEVIAGGNVDGGAWAVGQSQGLIQDIPDCNSLVDTIVSQASKIMTSAADRIIRTAA; this is encoded by the coding sequence ATGATTAGGACCGCCATTACCGATATGTTCGGAATCGAAGCCCCGATTGTCATGGGCGGCATGACGGGCGTGGGATACGCCCCGCTGGTGGCGGCCGTGGCGAACGCAGGCGGGCTTGGCTTCATTACCGCGCATCATTCGCGAACGGCCGATGATCTCGCCGACGAAATCGGACGATGCCGGGCGATTACTGACCGGCCGTTCGGCGTAAACCTGACGCTGTTGCCGTCGTTCGATCCAATCCCTTACGACGAATATTGCCGCGCTATCGTGGATTGCGATGTGAGGATTGTCGAGACCGCAGGCCGTAGTCCGGCAGATTACCTCCCCTTCCTCAAGGCCAATGGCGTCAAGGTCATCCACAAATGCACGAGCGTTCGTCACGCGGTCACAGCGGAAAAGCTGGGAGTGGACGTTGTCTCGATTGACGGTTTCGAATGTGCCGGACACCCCGGCGAGGATGACGTTGGCCTGATCGTCCTCCTTCCGGCGACGGTCGACGCTGTGCGCGTGCCGGTGATCGCGTCGGGGGGAATGGCGGATGGCCGCGGCCTGGCGGCTGCCCTCGCGTTGGGGGCTGAAGGGGTGAATATGGGGACCCGCTTCATGGCGACGAAAGAATCGGGAATCCACGAGAACATCAAGCGGCATATCGTGTCCAGCACTGAGAGGGATACGATGTTGATCAACCGGACCTTGCACAACACGTCACGTGTCGCGCGCAATGCGGTCTCGCAGAAGGTCGTCGAGATTCAGCGGAACCGTGACCTGGGCATCGATGCCGTTCGAGACCTTGTCTCCGGCGCCCGCGCCCGCGCGGAGGTCATTGCCGGGGGGAATGTCGATGGCGGCGCTTGGGCGGTTGGGCAGAGCCAGGGACTAATTCAGGATATCCCCGACTGTAACAGCCTCGTCGATACAATCGTGTCGCAAGCCAGCAAAATCATGACCTCCGCCGCCGACCGCATCATACGCACGGCGGCGTAG